A window of Lytechinus pictus isolate F3 Inbred chromosome 7, Lp3.0, whole genome shotgun sequence contains these coding sequences:
- the LOC129265192 gene encoding uncharacterized protein LOC129265192, with the protein MRYFIRDSWDDHRGGNRQGRGYYRGGLPRGYRGRGRGHGRGRGSDFNNPNDKRSPDSQPQGSQSSQTSQAQSKEEKRVDPLSGPIGQWQAPAVVDNWEMEISPKSKTESWLASTDSDKPSEALGVAIGQWEPPTPTSSDQDELPVENKDIQPVLTETRPRKMADGGVDQWPASTGQVWNGTSSHTDKPSSRKENELRLSHLPEPSGFSSPTSPGSLSTTSLPTPTHIDWATCGADSGEADYGMWKPPEEESAFSYNYHPSEADSCQQSKPCKADSSIPPTAGSGSEADGQTKQSDNGPQFDCEPLNTSESELIAKSSLNDQSNIQVSNPVAPSQDASQDECEDTEADQAAESGSGDMEGTSERTLIPSETPAKDAPESESAEGDESDQWTAESAVADSHDAPEAETAEDNKSLPTTDSGTKEE; encoded by the exons ATGAGGTATTTCATCAG GGATTCATGGGATGATCATAGAGGAGGTAATCGGCAAGGAAGAG GTTATTATAGAGGTGGCCTGCCGAGAGGATATAGGGGTCGTGGAAGGGGTCATGGAAGGGGCAGAGGTAGTGACTTCAATAACCCCAATGACAAAAGATCACCGGATTCGCAACCACAGGGATCACAGTCATCGCAGACATCACAGGCACAATCTAAAGAAGAGAAGAGGGTAGATCCGCTGTCTGGGCCAATAGGACAGTGGCAAGCCCCAGCTGTGGTGGATAACTGGGAAATGGAAATTTCTCCCAAAAGTAAAACAGAGAGCTGGCTGGCATCAACAGATTCGGACAAGCCAAGCGAGGCCTTGGGTGTAGCCATAGGACAATGGGAGCCTCCTACTCCTACAAGCTCTGATCAGGATGAGCTCCCCGTAGAAAATAAAGATATTCAGCCGGTTTTGACAGAGACTAGGCCACGGAAGATGGCTGATGGAGGTGTAGACCAGTGGCCTGCTTCAACAGGTCAGGTCTGGAATGGCACAAGTTCTCATACTGATAAACCATCTTCTAGGAAAGAGAATGAACTGAGGTTGAGCCATCTACCAGAGCCCTCTGGGTTCTCAAGCCCAACTTCACCAGGTAGTCTGTCAACGACAAGTCTTCCGACACCAACGCATATAGACTGGGCAACATGTGGAGCAGATAGCGGGGAAGCTGATTATGGCATGTGGAAGCCTCCTGAAGAAGAGTCAGCCTTTTCATATAATTATCACCCATCAGAAGCAGATTCATGTCAGCAAAGCAAACCTTGTAAAGCTGACTCTTCCATTCCACCAACAGCAGGATCAGGCTCTGAGGCAGACGGACAAACAAAGCAATCAGACAATGGACCCCAATTTGACTGTGAACCCTTGAATACAAGTGAAAGTGAGCTCATTGCTAAAAGCAGTTTAAATGATCAGTCTAACATTCAGGTGAGCAACCCTGTGGCACCTTCACAGGATGCGTCTCAAGATGAGTGTGAGGATACAGAGGCTGATCAGGCAGCAGAGAGTGGGTCTGGAGACATGGAAGGTACATCAGAAAGAACTCTTATTCCATCTGAGACTCCAGCAAAGGATGCTCCAGAAAGTGAATCAGCAGAAGGTGATGAATCTGATCAATGGACAGCTGAGAGTGCTGTAGCAGATTCCCATGATGCACCTGAAGCTGAAACTGCAGAGGATAACAAATCTTTACCTACAACTGACTCTGGCACAAAGGAGGAATAA